A single region of the Anguilla rostrata isolate EN2019 chromosome 11, ASM1855537v3, whole genome shotgun sequence genome encodes:
- the si:ch211-220i18.4 gene encoding SRSF protein kinase 3 isoform X2 → MRRMKRTVNTAHTAGHVAESACGAKSCPGAPETREKAERKTAVGVHEIGCLLDLEREEMQDEEDPMDYCYGGYHPVQIGDTFNRRYQVLRKLGWGYFSTVWQCLDLRLSRHVAVKVLKSAAGFTQAAQDELALLRCVCGPNRKHPHSQQVVQLLDEFKLAGENGIHVCLVLELLGPDLHSWQNCFGNPGLPLLWVKQVIKQVLQGLDYLHNQCKIIHTDIKPENILLCLENQSCRQTAEGAVRTQFPGKEALNQDSAVPVSKSRGSGLMSSSMEGISVKIADLGNSCWVYKHFCDEIQTRQYRSLEVLLGLEYGPPADIWSVACMAFELVTGEAMFEPKRGKTFSLEEDHLAHIIELLGRIPASVALSGKYSDHYFNHNGDLRRISILRPWGMYEVLVEKYHCSLKEASLFSDFLLQMLDFLPERRATAAQCLSHPWLNS, encoded by the exons ATGCGGCGAATGAAGCGCACCGTGAACACCGCTCACACAGCCGGCCATGTGGCAGAGTCAGCCTGCGGGGCAAAGTCGTGCCCAGGTGCCCCCGAAACA CGAGAGAAAGCGGAACGGAAAACGGCAGTTGGGGTTCACGAAATCGGCTGTCTCCTGGACCTGGAACGAGAAGAGATGCAGGACGAAGAGGATCCGATGGACTACTGCTACG GAGGGTACCACCCTGTTCAGATAGGGGACACCTTCAACAGACGATACCAGGTTCTAAGAAAGCTTGGCTGGGGCTACTTCTCCACGGTCTGGCAGTGTCTGGACCTCAG GTTGAGTAGGCATGTAGCAGTAAAGGTGCTGAAGAGTGCAGCGGGCTTCACACAGGCTGCTCAGGATGAGTTAGCACTGCTGCGCTGT GTCTGCGGGCCCAACAGGAAGCACCCACACAGTCAGCAAGTTGTCCAGCTGCTGGACGAATTCAAACTGGCCGGAGAGAACGGGATTC ACGTGTGCTTGGTTCTGGAGCTTCTGGGCCCGGATCTTCACAGCTGGCAGAACTGCTTTGGGAACCCCGGTCTCCCACTTCTCTGGGTCAAGCAGGTCATTAAACAG GTTCTACAAGGGCTGGATTACCTACATAACCAGTGTAAAATCATACACACTGACATCAAACCTGAAAATATACTGCTGTGCTTGGAGAATCAATCCTGCAGGCAGACAGCAGAGGGCGCAGTTCGCACACAGTTCCCAGGCAAAGAGGCACTGAACCAGGACAGTGCAG TTCCAGTAAGCAAGTCCAGGGGCAGTGGGTTGATGTCCAGCAGCATGGAGGGGATCTCTGTCAAGATAGCTGACCTAGGGAACTCCTGCTGGGTG TACAAGCACTTCTGTGACGAAATCCAGACGCGTCAGTACCGCTCCCTGGAGGTTCTGCTGGGCTTAGAGTATGGCCCGCCAGCGGACATCTGGAGTGTGGCTTGCATG gctTTTGAGCTTGTCACTGGCGAAGCGATGTTTGAGCCCAAGAGAGGGAAGACCTTCTCCTTGGAGGAAG accACTTAGCTCACATTATCGAACTTCTGGGAAGAATCCCCGCTTCTGTGGCCCTGTCTGGGAAATACTCTGACCACTACTTTAACCACAATG gtgacctgcgTAGGATCAGTATCCTGCGCCCGTGGGGTATGTACGAGGTCTTGGTGGAGAAGTACCACTGCAGCCTAAAGGAGGCTTCCCTGTTCTCTGACTTCCTGCTACAAATGCTGGATTTCCTGCCAGAGAGAAGGGCAACTGCAGCCCAgtgtctctctcacccctgGCTCAACTCTTGA
- the si:ch211-220i18.4 gene encoding SRSF protein kinase 3 isoform X1 codes for MRRMKRTVNTAHTAGHVAESACGAKSCPGAPETREKAERKTAVGVHEIGCLLDLEREEMQDEEDPMDYCYGGYHPVQIGDTFNRRYQVLRKLGWGYFSTVWQCLDLSTFVLMFVCVCVCVCVCACMCVCVCVCTCCRLSRHVAVKVLKSAAGFTQAAQDELALLRCVCGPNRKHPHSQQVVQLLDEFKLAGENGIHVCLVLELLGPDLHSWQNCFGNPGLPLLWVKQVIKQVLQGLDYLHNQCKIIHTDIKPENILLCLENQSCRQTAEGAVRTQFPGKEALNQDSAVPVSKSRGSGLMSSSMEGISVKIADLGNSCWVYKHFCDEIQTRQYRSLEVLLGLEYGPPADIWSVACMAFELVTGEAMFEPKRGKTFSLEEDHLAHIIELLGRIPASVALSGKYSDHYFNHNGDLRRISILRPWGMYEVLVEKYHCSLKEASLFSDFLLQMLDFLPERRATAAQCLSHPWLNS; via the exons ATGCGGCGAATGAAGCGCACCGTGAACACCGCTCACACAGCCGGCCATGTGGCAGAGTCAGCCTGCGGGGCAAAGTCGTGCCCAGGTGCCCCCGAAACA CGAGAGAAAGCGGAACGGAAAACGGCAGTTGGGGTTCACGAAATCGGCTGTCTCCTGGACCTGGAACGAGAAGAGATGCAGGACGAAGAGGATCCGATGGACTACTGCTACG GAGGGTACCACCCTGTTCAGATAGGGGACACCTTCAACAGACGATACCAGGTTCTAAGAAAGCTTGGCTGGGGCTACTTCTCCACGGTCTGGCAGTGTCTGGACCTCAG TACTTTTGTactgatgtttgtgtgtgtgtgtgtgtgtgtgtgtgtgtgtgcgtgcatgtgtgtgtgtgtgtgtgtgtgtacatgctgcAGGTTGAGTAGGCATGTAGCAGTAAAGGTGCTGAAGAGTGCAGCGGGCTTCACACAGGCTGCTCAGGATGAGTTAGCACTGCTGCGCTGT GTCTGCGGGCCCAACAGGAAGCACCCACACAGTCAGCAAGTTGTCCAGCTGCTGGACGAATTCAAACTGGCCGGAGAGAACGGGATTC ACGTGTGCTTGGTTCTGGAGCTTCTGGGCCCGGATCTTCACAGCTGGCAGAACTGCTTTGGGAACCCCGGTCTCCCACTTCTCTGGGTCAAGCAGGTCATTAAACAG GTTCTACAAGGGCTGGATTACCTACATAACCAGTGTAAAATCATACACACTGACATCAAACCTGAAAATATACTGCTGTGCTTGGAGAATCAATCCTGCAGGCAGACAGCAGAGGGCGCAGTTCGCACACAGTTCCCAGGCAAAGAGGCACTGAACCAGGACAGTGCAG TTCCAGTAAGCAAGTCCAGGGGCAGTGGGTTGATGTCCAGCAGCATGGAGGGGATCTCTGTCAAGATAGCTGACCTAGGGAACTCCTGCTGGGTG TACAAGCACTTCTGTGACGAAATCCAGACGCGTCAGTACCGCTCCCTGGAGGTTCTGCTGGGCTTAGAGTATGGCCCGCCAGCGGACATCTGGAGTGTGGCTTGCATG gctTTTGAGCTTGTCACTGGCGAAGCGATGTTTGAGCCCAAGAGAGGGAAGACCTTCTCCTTGGAGGAAG accACTTAGCTCACATTATCGAACTTCTGGGAAGAATCCCCGCTTCTGTGGCCCTGTCTGGGAAATACTCTGACCACTACTTTAACCACAATG gtgacctgcgTAGGATCAGTATCCTGCGCCCGTGGGGTATGTACGAGGTCTTGGTGGAGAAGTACCACTGCAGCCTAAAGGAGGCTTCCCTGTTCTCTGACTTCCTGCTACAAATGCTGGATTTCCTGCCAGAGAGAAGGGCAACTGCAGCCCAgtgtctctctcacccctgGCTCAACTCTTGA